One Chryseobacterium indoltheticum DNA segment encodes these proteins:
- a CDS encoding UxaA family hydrolase translates to MQKKVLKVNPKDNVIVALMDLPAGESVHLDGTDYTILKDIKAKHKFAAVDFEDGDHILMYGVIVGKANQSIKQGEVITTENVKHQSAKVVGKTETLGWTPPNVDKWKDRTFNGYHREDGQVGTENVWLFFPLVFCENKNIETLKDIFEKELLHDKASKHQLLLRSLLNGGTTDIVEEEKEEDTRIFKNIDVRFITHQGGCGGIRQDAEALGRLFAGYVNNPNVAGATVLSLGCQNLQVQIFMDSLHALAPNNKKPIVVYEQQKSGTIDEMLTGVIKDSYEGIKKANEIERKPASITKLNIGLECGGSDGFSGISANPVLGEVSDIMAAVGGTTMLAEFPELCGVEQELVNRCINDEDGVKFLKLMKDFEASVVAAGSGFDMNPSPGNIKDGLITDAMKSAGASKKGGAAPIVEVLDFTEYATKPGLNLLCTPGNDAECTTALVGSGATVVLFTTGLGTPMGNPITPVVKISSNTVLAEKMSDIIDFNAGTVISGEKTIPEAADELLELIINVASGEVKTKADVLNQNDFIPWRRGVSL, encoded by the coding sequence ATGCAAAAGAAAGTACTGAAAGTAAATCCCAAAGACAACGTTATTGTAGCGTTGATGGATTTGCCTGCCGGAGAATCGGTGCACTTAGACGGTACAGATTATACGATTCTTAAAGATATTAAAGCAAAACATAAATTCGCTGCCGTAGATTTTGAGGATGGTGACCATATCTTGATGTATGGCGTAATCGTTGGAAAAGCCAATCAATCCATCAAACAAGGCGAAGTCATTACTACCGAAAATGTAAAACACCAAAGTGCAAAAGTAGTCGGGAAAACCGAAACTTTGGGCTGGACTCCACCCAATGTAGACAAATGGAAAGACCGTACTTTCAACGGATATCACCGTGAAGACGGACAAGTAGGAACAGAAAACGTTTGGTTATTTTTCCCATTGGTATTCTGCGAAAACAAAAATATTGAAACACTAAAAGATATTTTTGAAAAAGAATTACTTCATGACAAAGCCAGCAAACATCAATTATTGTTACGGTCATTATTAAATGGTGGAACGACTGATATTGTTGAGGAAGAAAAAGAAGAGGATACAAGAATATTTAAAAATATCGACGTAAGATTCATCACACATCAAGGTGGTTGTGGCGGAATTCGTCAGGATGCTGAAGCATTGGGAAGATTGTTCGCAGGTTATGTCAACAATCCAAATGTTGCAGGAGCTACGGTTCTCAGTTTAGGTTGTCAGAATCTTCAGGTGCAGATTTTCATGGATTCACTGCATGCATTGGCTCCAAATAATAAAAAACCGATTGTCGTTTACGAGCAGCAAAAATCGGGTACCATCGATGAAATGCTGACCGGCGTTATCAAAGATTCTTATGAAGGCATTAAAAAAGCCAACGAAATAGAAAGAAAACCAGCCTCGATCACTAAACTGAACATTGGTTTGGAATGTGGTGGCTCAGACGGTTTCTCAGGAATTTCTGCGAACCCTGTTTTAGGGGAGGTCTCAGATATTATGGCGGCAGTGGGCGGAACAACCATGCTGGCCGAATTCCCGGAATTATGTGGAGTAGAGCAGGAGCTGGTCAATCGTTGCATCAACGATGAAGACGGTGTAAAGTTCCTGAAACTGATGAAAGATTTTGAAGCTTCTGTGGTTGCGGCAGGATCAGGATTTGATATGAATCCGTCTCCCGGAAATATCAAGGATGGTTTAATTACCGATGCCATGAAATCTGCAGGAGCATCCAAAAAAGGTGGAGCTGCCCCAATTGTGGAAGTTCTTGATTTTACAGAATACGCCACAAAACCAGGTCTGAATTTATTGTGTACTCCCGGAAATGATGCCGAATGTACAACGGCTTTAGTAGGTTCAGGTGCAACCGTAGTTCTTTTCACTACAGGTCTTGGAACTCCGATGGGAAATCCTATTACGCCTGTTGTGAAGATTTCGTCGAATACGGTTTTGGCAGAAAAAATGTCAGACATTATTGATTTTAATGCAGGTACCGTAATCAGCGGAGAAAAAACAATTCCCGAAGCGGCAGACGAACTTCTGGAACTCATCATCAACGTAGCCAGCGGCGAAGTAAAAACCAAAGCGGACGTTCTTAATCAGAATGATTTCATTCCATGGAGACGAGGAGTCTCTCTGTAA
- a CDS encoding DUF4365 domain-containing protein has protein sequence MSLEDSNFPKISTSRITGRKGITILKDIIENKLNWLFRETHLEDDFGIDGHIDIITDEGKVTGKSIAFQLKTGVSFFSEKNEIGYIFRGDNKHLNYYLNYSLPIIIILIDPLSKIIVWDLFDSTKTDRAKSSWKMTIPENKILDEKAKELLLSYIGPITDYSSQLEEEWRINDLLKKHNRILFQVPKSEVLEKRYQFVLDGLERIQATPELLIHTKNRVDISIDDYESDSRELFEIPEVKAWIKELYSLSNCWPYLMAMDNLGGFMNTAFFCHLDKIDKNIAENNQFSVEFDIKEAWQFVEFNWHKLNQFSEDNNISEKTNREISNMLVHYFISNEIELD, from the coding sequence ATGAGTTTAGAAGATTCGAATTTCCCTAAAATAAGTACTTCAAGAATAACTGGTCGTAAAGGAATTACTATTTTAAAAGATATAATTGAAAACAAATTAAATTGGCTATTTAGAGAAACTCATCTTGAAGATGATTTTGGAATTGATGGACATATAGATATTATTACCGATGAAGGAAAGGTTACGGGAAAATCTATTGCTTTTCAATTAAAAACTGGAGTAAGCTTTTTTAGCGAAAAGAACGAAATCGGTTACATTTTTAGAGGTGATAATAAGCATTTAAATTACTATTTAAATTATTCATTACCAATAATAATTATTTTGATAGACCCATTATCAAAAATAATTGTATGGGATTTGTTTGATTCTACTAAAACAGATAGAGCAAAAAGCTCTTGGAAGATGACTATTCCCGAAAACAAAATATTAGATGAAAAAGCAAAAGAATTATTGTTGAGTTACATTGGACCAATTACTGATTACTCATCACAGCTTGAAGAAGAATGGCGAATTAATGATTTATTAAAAAAACATAATAGAATTCTTTTTCAAGTGCCAAAAAGTGAAGTTCTAGAAAAAAGATATCAATTTGTACTAGATGGTTTAGAAAGAATTCAAGCTACACCAGAATTACTTATTCATACAAAAAATCGAGTTGATATAAGTATAGATGATTATGAATCGGATAGCCGTGAATTATTTGAAATTCCAGAAGTCAAGGCATGGATAAAGGAACTTTATAGTTTGTCAAATTGTTGGCCATATTTAATGGCCATGGATAATTTGGGAGGATTTATGAACACAGCTTTTTTTTGTCATCTTGATAAAATTGATAAAAACATAGCTGAAAATAATCAGTTTTCTGTGGAATTTGATATAAAGGAAGCTTGGCAATTCGTAGAATTTAATTGGCATAAATTGAACCAATTTAGCGAAGACAATAATATTTCCGAAAAAACGAATAGAGAAATTTCCAACATGCTTGTTCACTATTTTATTAGTAATGAAATTGAATTAGATTGA
- a CDS encoding LacI family DNA-binding transcriptional regulator — translation MTKKNATIYDISKKLNVSVATVSRALNDNPRISQATKDLVIKTAKEMNYKQNNLAKALKSGETKNVGIIVPYINTNFFSSVIRGIEEELSLHGYHVIICQSHEDVLTEKKHLNTLLNAQVDGIFMSVSRTTIDTEHIQHILNTTNTPIIFFDRKKDIPGISTVTIDDYKGGYMATEHLIAEGYKNICHFAGDLNLEIYQNRLNGYKQALIDHKFQVKEENIISTGSSIDAGIEAIKTLWDSKSIPDAIFSASDFAALGACQELKKRKIKIPQEVAVIGFSNEPFTQFMELPMSSMDQTPLIMGNMAGQVFIDHIKDNSSGVSIEKKVVLAPQICVRKSSKRK, via the coding sequence ATGACAAAGAAAAATGCCACTATTTATGATATTTCAAAGAAGCTAAACGTAAGTGTGGCAACGGTTTCCAGAGCATTGAACGATAATCCGAGAATCAGTCAGGCAACGAAAGATCTGGTGATTAAAACGGCAAAGGAAATGAACTATAAGCAGAATAACCTTGCCAAAGCCTTAAAAAGCGGGGAAACCAAAAACGTAGGAATCATCGTTCCATACATCAATACCAACTTTTTCTCGTCTGTCATCCGTGGAATTGAAGAAGAACTTTCTCTTCACGGATATCATGTAATTATCTGCCAAAGTCATGAAGATGTTTTAACGGAAAAAAAGCACCTCAACACTTTATTGAATGCTCAGGTGGACGGAATTTTCATGTCTGTTTCCCGTACTACAATTGATACGGAACATATTCAGCATATTTTAAATACAACCAATACGCCCATCATATTTTTCGACAGAAAAAAAGACATTCCCGGAATCAGTACCGTTACGATTGATGACTACAAGGGTGGCTACATGGCCACTGAACATCTTATTGCGGAGGGCTACAAAAACATCTGTCATTTTGCAGGAGATCTCAATCTTGAGATTTATCAGAACCGTCTGAATGGCTATAAACAAGCTTTGATTGATCACAAATTTCAGGTAAAAGAAGAAAATATCATCTCTACCGGAAGTTCGATTGATGCCGGAATTGAGGCCATCAAAACTTTATGGGACAGCAAATCTATTCCCGATGCGATATTTTCTGCCAGTGATTTTGCGGCGTTAGGTGCTTGTCAGGAATTAAAAAAACGCAAGATTAAAATCCCTCAGGAAGTTGCGGTTATCGGCTTTTCAAACGAACCTTTTACCCAGTTTATGGAGCTTCCGATGAGCTCAATGGATCAGACGCCTTTGATTATGGGGAATATGGCGGGGCAGGTTTTTATAGATCACATTAAAGATAATTCTTCGGGTGTTTCTATTGAGAAGAAGGTTGTTTTAGCACCGCAGATCTGTGTAAGGAAGTCTTCAAAAAGGAAGTAA
- the tssD gene encoding type VI secretion system tube protein TssD, with amino-acid sequence MAANSRGILKFNGSEGQKLLKLNYSVSRSTDVSGRVASDPSNALIKLTIEATEKSDILESLLNGKYKPTTGEITFNKSHEEGTLITLNWENGYVIQHEVDFDAVDENSMLISFVVSAEKINYGNSAYEGIWPTS; translated from the coding sequence ATGGCAGCAAATTCAAGAGGAATCTTAAAATTCAACGGCAGCGAAGGTCAAAAATTATTAAAGCTGAACTACAGCGTTTCAAGATCTACAGACGTTTCAGGTAGAGTAGCATCAGACCCTTCTAATGCGCTTATCAAATTAACGATCGAGGCAACAGAAAAATCTGACATCCTTGAGTCACTGTTAAACGGAAAGTACAAGCCGACAACTGGTGAAATTACATTCAACAAATCTCACGAAGAAGGAACTCTAATTACTTTAAACTGGGAAAACGGTTATGTAATTCAGCATGAGGTAGACTTCGACGCAGTAGACGAAAACTCAATGTTGATCAGCTTTGTTGTAAGTGCTGAGAAAATCAACTACGGAAACTCTGCGTACGAAGGAATTTGGCCAACAAGCTAA
- a CDS encoding type VI secretion system Vgr family protein: MKNFDTSGGSAFRPSQNAAGVSENHHTGINRLVKLSLVIEGKVIKYYKHFKLTQSSQKHHEFTLTLAHDTLGDRQTHTLEEANKFLGKRLTAVISYKDIENSPERTFVGVITGVGFSQEKMSLGNIILSGYSPTILLDGAPHIQSFGGNQAVNMGIIAEEVIRQGLDKSRFDIRIDTNDYSQIIYSSQYDETHYNYLARMAEAYGEQFYYDGEVLHFGKLPPQNQPIKLTYGSSANDIKVELKAVHTKPQFYGYNSNKNEKLISGSTPIQHVGDLAKTAYQHNDTIYKTPSLRVAPIKATTHLDVEYSQKSTSGSEGVNVFSVSGSTTVPFLHPGCSVDIEMRKPDTNETSYFTKIMVTEATHEIDTIGHYTGSFQGIASDTGFLPKPEFTIPKAEPQIATVISNTDPEGQGRVQVRFDWQTNDTTHFIRMMSPDAGGTDQITQNRGYVAIPEVGDQVMVNFVHNHPDRPFVMGGMFHGGIGLGGGINNHMRSIQTKSGIKVLMNDDEKSVTILDPSGNTYFMDGKGNITVTAPNDMNFNAGGNMNISVGQNMTTTVGANQSNTVGMNKTENVTMNFSESVGAMKNVGVLGSFFTNVTGKLTHYVKGDMETFGEKEHKLISLQGIEVSSKGNVEHHAEKEVKNNSGEKSKNY, from the coding sequence ATGAAAAACTTTGACACATCTGGAGGTTCCGCTTTTCGCCCATCACAGAATGCTGCAGGGGTCTCAGAGAATCACCATACCGGGATCAACCGCTTGGTAAAATTATCTTTGGTCATTGAAGGTAAGGTGATCAAATATTACAAGCATTTCAAGCTTACCCAAAGTTCTCAGAAGCACCACGAATTTACGCTGACATTAGCTCACGATACTTTAGGCGACCGCCAAACGCATACCTTAGAAGAAGCCAATAAGTTTTTAGGCAAAAGATTAACGGCCGTTATTTCTTATAAAGACATTGAAAACAGTCCGGAACGTACTTTTGTCGGTGTAATTACCGGCGTAGGTTTCAGTCAGGAGAAAATGAGCTTGGGAAATATTATTTTATCGGGTTACAGTCCGACTATTTTACTGGATGGGGCACCGCATATTCAGAGTTTTGGCGGAAATCAGGCTGTCAATATGGGAATTATTGCTGAAGAAGTGATTAGGCAGGGTTTAGATAAAAGCCGTTTTGATATCAGAATCGATACAAATGATTATTCTCAAATCATTTACAGCAGTCAGTATGATGAAACCCATTATAATTATCTGGCGAGAATGGCAGAAGCGTATGGTGAACAGTTTTATTATGACGGAGAAGTTCTCCACTTTGGAAAACTTCCTCCACAAAACCAACCCATCAAATTAACCTACGGAAGCAGCGCCAACGACATAAAAGTCGAATTGAAAGCGGTTCATACAAAACCACAATTCTACGGTTACAACAGCAATAAAAATGAAAAACTGATATCAGGTTCTACTCCGATTCAGCATGTTGGAGATTTGGCAAAAACAGCGTATCAGCACAACGATACTATTTATAAAACACCTTCATTACGGGTTGCTCCGATAAAAGCAACCACCCATTTGGATGTTGAATACTCCCAAAAAAGCACATCAGGAAGTGAGGGCGTGAATGTCTTCAGTGTTTCAGGCTCTACGACGGTTCCTTTTTTACATCCGGGATGCAGTGTCGATATCGAAATGAGGAAACCGGATACGAATGAAACCTCCTATTTCACAAAAATCATGGTTACAGAAGCAACGCATGAGATAGATACCATCGGTCATTACACCGGAAGTTTTCAGGGAATTGCATCTGACACCGGGTTTTTACCCAAACCTGAATTTACCATTCCAAAAGCAGAACCCCAAATTGCAACTGTAATTTCAAACACCGATCCGGAAGGACAGGGAAGAGTTCAGGTAAGATTTGACTGGCAGACGAATGACACAACTCATTTTATAAGAATGATGAGTCCCGATGCAGGAGGAACTGACCAAATCACCCAAAACAGAGGATATGTTGCCATACCGGAAGTCGGTGATCAGGTGATGGTGAATTTTGTACACAATCATCCCGACCGACCTTTTGTTATGGGCGGAATGTTTCATGGGGGAATTGGATTAGGCGGTGGAATTAATAATCACATGCGATCCATCCAAACCAAAAGTGGAATTAAAGTGCTGATGAATGATGATGAAAAAAGTGTGACCATTTTAGATCCGAGTGGTAATACTTATTTTATGGATGGAAAAGGAAATATTACGGTAACTGCACCTAATGATATGAATTTTAATGCCGGTGGAAATATGAATATTTCTGTGGGACAAAATATGACAACTACTGTTGGAGCCAATCAATCGAATACAGTAGGAATGAATAAAACGGAAAATGTGACAATGAATTTTTCTGAGTCTGTTGGAGCCATGAAAAACGTAGGAGTCTTAGGAAGCTTTTTCACCAACGTTACAGGTAAACTAACGCATTATGTAAAGGGTGATATGGAAACTTTCGGAGAGAAAGAACATAAACTTATCAGCTTGCAAGGAATTGAAGTGAGCAGTAAAGGGAACGTTGAGCATCACGCAGAAAAGGAAGTTAAAAATAACAGTGGCGAAAAGTCTAAAAACTATTAG
- a CDS encoding T6SS phospholipase effector Tle1-like catalytic domain-containing protein, producing the protein MSIEYFVEGKVSSQTEGDQLAFSKGNIAHNGIKNVLQNGTDTGVSYNNPSQVNPNDKPINTIDISLNLFFDGTQNNKTNTELGGDFDEASSDKDDSYNNEYTNVARGFDALNPSAVNQVRWYIEGIGTEDKESDSIVKGVIQGTGETGIKGKVTKGCIKGAEAVATKITDKSKIIDTLTVTVFGFSRGAAAARHFVHLVTKPPLMSYSGGKTILQIFPPEYIGAEGTFIIKDKDGSKLKFINQYGYFGACLVGKELKINKIKFRFAGLYDTVASYGLNHRGGMGIDNDTKQLGLNTIGNNKVDFVLQIAADDEYRDNFDLTNINSTGINGLEFTLPGVHSDIGGSYGNGEEISVLYCNRFDPYDQTTHKECEEFKKIVIEEGWYTEDQLKIKYFYQKDVKYDRWWNKGSQYYGLVGTRTLSNSYDKIPLNLMFHYSKQFGLEYIEDRITEDHKINDPFLNPIYNQLLGYTNQCNEIRNQYVKEYNEGKKPSATKYIKDIKSLSYISKVGNVDDLKTLRNKYLHWSVKANQIGLSPNPNNNAPKKEGALEAKYRKRNIQDG; encoded by the coding sequence ATGAGTATTGAATATTTTGTTGAAGGTAAAGTAAGTTCTCAAACAGAAGGCGATCAATTGGCTTTCTCGAAAGGCAATATTGCTCACAATGGGATAAAAAACGTTTTACAAAACGGAACTGATACAGGAGTTAGTTATAATAATCCCAGCCAAGTAAATCCTAATGATAAACCCATTAATACGATTGATATAAGTCTGAATTTGTTTTTTGACGGAACTCAGAACAATAAAACCAATACAGAATTAGGTGGAGATTTCGATGAAGCAAGCAGTGACAAAGATGATAGTTATAATAATGAATATACCAATGTAGCAAGAGGTTTCGATGCCTTAAATCCCAGCGCTGTAAACCAGGTTCGTTGGTATATTGAAGGTATTGGGACAGAAGATAAAGAAAGTGATAGTATTGTAAAAGGTGTAATACAAGGAACAGGCGAAACCGGTATTAAAGGTAAAGTAACGAAAGGCTGTATAAAAGGAGCCGAAGCAGTTGCCACTAAAATTACAGATAAAAGTAAAATTATTGACACTCTTACTGTTACTGTTTTTGGTTTTAGCAGAGGAGCTGCCGCCGCAAGGCATTTTGTTCATCTAGTCACCAAGCCACCGCTAATGAGTTATTCTGGTGGAAAAACAATTTTGCAGATCTTCCCTCCCGAGTATATTGGTGCAGAAGGAACATTTATCATCAAAGATAAAGATGGTTCTAAGCTTAAATTTATTAATCAGTACGGGTATTTCGGTGCCTGTCTTGTGGGAAAGGAATTAAAAATCAATAAAATTAAATTCAGATTTGCGGGTTTGTATGATACTGTTGCCTCTTACGGTCTTAATCATCGCGGAGGTATGGGAATTGACAATGACACCAAGCAATTAGGTTTAAATACTATTGGAAACAACAAAGTAGATTTTGTTCTTCAAATCGCTGCTGATGACGAATATAGAGATAATTTTGATTTAACCAATATTAACAGCACAGGAATTAATGGGCTGGAGTTTACCCTTCCGGGTGTTCATTCCGATATTGGGGGATCTTACGGAAACGGAGAAGAAATTTCTGTGTTATATTGCAATCGCTTTGATCCGTACGACCAAACAACCCATAAAGAATGTGAGGAATTTAAAAAGATCGTAATTGAAGAAGGATGGTATACTGAAGACCAACTAAAAATTAAATATTTCTATCAAAAAGATGTGAAGTATGATCGCTGGTGGAATAAAGGAAGTCAATATTATGGGTTGGTAGGTACCAGAACACTCTCTAATTCTTATGACAAAATACCTTTAAACCTGATGTTTCATTATTCAAAACAATTTGGATTAGAGTATATTGAAGATAGAATTACTGAAGATCATAAAATTAATGATCCTTTTCTGAACCCAATATATAATCAGTTATTAGGTTATACAAACCAGTGTAACGAAATCAGAAACCAATATGTAAAAGAGTATAATGAGGGAAAAAAACCATCCGCAACTAAATATATAAAAGACATAAAATCATTATCATATATAAGCAAAGTAGGAAATGTAGATGATTTAAAAACTTTAAGAAATAAATACCTTCATTGGTCGGTAAAAGCAAATCAAATTGGATTAAGTCCAAATCCTAATAACAATGCACCTAAAAAAGAAGGTGCACTGGAAGCCAAATACAGAAAAAGAAATATACAAGATGGATAA
- a CDS encoding DUF2931 family protein translates to MKQKKLPEFQVEISHPYNKLDVTPIQDKIFTLEGNGAALPYGSSSGEWGYSGSGWTEQYGTPIGADIIYFSRYEDTFYRLKVDFPEEKIKDYMERAYAQSGGTTEDKAPLEEYKRLGRNERFSANYNSYNSFSNLVFGFAPKGMVVVWLRYGAAVRIELGRYQSEVIKDDKELEKKLFSKLSISREEMRKNRFLDISPNEWDNYRIRYAYKPVITGENKALRLFEMNFHYYNAELEIMLRPWINNIPVKERAIPKEISFVWETGKDQQFVGRAYFSWEKTNEAFKKAGNNAKLEFKIAPDNNSFEMFLNDQPLKADSTRVFKTESEYKDSYNDYN, encoded by the coding sequence ATGAAACAAAAAAAACTGCCTGAATTTCAAGTGGAAATATCACATCCTTATAATAAGTTAGATGTAACCCCTATACAGGATAAAATTTTTACTTTAGAAGGTAATGGTGCGGCATTGCCTTACGGTAGCAGTTCTGGCGAATGGGGATATTCTGGATCTGGTTGGACTGAGCAATACGGTACTCCCATCGGAGCAGATATCATCTACTTTTCAAGATATGAAGATACTTTTTATCGTTTGAAAGTTGACTTTCCCGAAGAGAAGATCAAAGATTACATGGAAAGAGCCTATGCCCAAAGTGGAGGAACAACTGAGGATAAAGCCCCATTAGAAGAATACAAGCGATTGGGTAGAAATGAACGTTTTAGTGCAAATTATAATTCTTATAATAGTTTTTCTAATCTGGTTTTTGGTTTTGCACCCAAAGGGATGGTTGTCGTGTGGTTGCGTTATGGCGCGGCTGTTCGGATAGAATTGGGTCGTTATCAATCCGAAGTTATTAAAGACGATAAAGAATTGGAGAAAAAATTATTTTCAAAACTATCTATTTCACGTGAAGAAATGAGAAAGAATAGGTTTTTAGATATTTCTCCAAATGAATGGGACAATTATCGGATAAGATATGCTTACAAGCCTGTAATTACCGGTGAAAATAAAGCCCTTCGATTATTTGAAATGAATTTTCACTATTATAATGCCGAGTTAGAAATTATGCTTCGCCCTTGGATTAATAATATTCCGGTAAAAGAAAGAGCGATTCCGAAAGAAATTAGCTTCGTTTGGGAAACGGGAAAAGATCAGCAATTTGTTGGGAGAGCTTATTTCAGTTGGGAAAAGACCAATGAGGCATTTAAAAAAGCAGGAAATAATGCAAAGTTAGAATTTAAGATAGCTCCCGATAATAATAGTTTTGAAATGTTTTTGAACGATCAACCTTTGAAAGCTGACAGTACAAGAGTATTCAAGACAGAAAGTGAATATAAAGATTCTTATAATGATTATAATTAG
- a CDS encoding DUF2931 family protein, producing the protein MEKESTVPSYNVQISHTDNKHLITPVEDSLITLEGVAAHLPYGSSSGSWGNSGKGFTEQSGTPIGADIKYYAESEGVFYHLKASFPRDKVKEFVQRAYAVDESESSNEPMKEFINIHNEPDYRKKYNAFSKSYYGMSDLIFGFAPKGMVVVWLGFGPTQIELGQYQAEKINNESEIKRLKEKYQKTYRVDANLFEQLAKENYLPDESPEKWIKYRKKYNWAPQISSENNNFKLFSINTDYYNGERDILLRPTVINPSVKEKAIPREINFFWETGKDEAFEGRIFINWEKANEEFENDEKNFKMNIKIAPDNNSLEVFLNTQPFKADSVRIYKSEKKFKESYK; encoded by the coding sequence ATGGAAAAAGAATCTACAGTTCCATCATACAACGTACAAATTTCGCATACGGATAATAAACATTTGATTACACCGGTAGAAGATTCTTTAATAACATTAGAAGGTGTTGCTGCGCATTTGCCTTATGGAAGCTCTTCAGGAAGTTGGGGGAACTCAGGAAAGGGATTTACCGAACAGAGTGGAACTCCAATTGGAGCAGATATAAAGTATTATGCTGAAAGTGAAGGGGTATTTTATCATTTAAAAGCAAGTTTTCCTAGAGATAAGGTAAAAGAGTTTGTTCAGAGAGCGTACGCTGTAGATGAATCTGAGTCATCTAATGAGCCGATGAAAGAGTTTATTAATATTCATAATGAACCTGACTACCGCAAAAAGTATAATGCGTTTTCCAAATCTTATTATGGGATGTCTGATCTTATTTTTGGTTTTGCGCCAAAAGGGATGGTTGTAGTCTGGCTAGGATTTGGACCGACGCAAATTGAATTAGGTCAATATCAGGCAGAAAAAATCAACAATGAGTCTGAGATTAAGAGATTAAAAGAAAAATATCAGAAAACATACAGAGTTGATGCCAATTTATTTGAACAGTTGGCGAAGGAAAATTATCTTCCTGATGAGTCACCTGAAAAATGGATAAAGTATAGAAAAAAATACAACTGGGCACCTCAGATAAGTTCAGAAAACAATAACTTTAAATTGTTTTCAATAAATACAGATTATTATAACGGTGAAAGAGATATTCTCTTGCGACCGACTGTGATAAACCCTTCTGTAAAAGAAAAAGCAATTCCAAGAGAAATCAATTTCTTTTGGGAAACGGGTAAAGATGAAGCTTTTGAAGGACGCATTTTCATCAATTGGGAAAAAGCAAATGAAGAATTTGAAAATGATGAAAAAAACTTTAAGATGAATATTAAAATCGCTCCCGATAACAACAGTTTGGAAGTTTTTCTAAATACTCAGCCCTTTAAAGCAGATAGTGTAAGGATTTATAAAAGCGAAAAAAAATTTAAAGAGTCATATAAGTAA
- a CDS encoding DUF4280 domain-containing protein, with product MSEKHLVCQGAICSCKFGSAPDKLTVLTQSKRYINDKDGSQKLLATHMDIGKTFEKNLFGSCAKLNNAPCQVVVTKWSGFYEKITLQDNSGKALLEDSKATCPIGAPDCISIINHGQIMEASAQNVENAEKEVLMELFPFADLHQYIRKTDMLDAKN from the coding sequence ATGAGTGAAAAACATCTTGTTTGCCAAGGCGCTATTTGTAGCTGTAAGTTTGGGTCTGCACCCGATAAGCTAACGGTATTGACGCAAAGCAAGCGCTATATTAACGACAAAGATGGGAGCCAGAAATTGCTGGCTACCCATATGGATATTGGTAAAACGTTTGAGAAAAATTTATTTGGAAGCTGTGCAAAACTCAATAATGCTCCTTGTCAGGTTGTAGTGACGAAATGGAGCGGCTTCTACGAAAAGATCACTCTGCAGGATAACAGCGGCAAAGCATTATTAGAAGATAGTAAAGCAACTTGTCCTATTGGGGCTCCGGATTGTATAAGCATTATTAATCACGGTCAAATCATGGAAGCATCTGCACAAAATGTAGAGAATGCAGAGAAAGAAGTCTTGATGGAATTATTTCCTTTCGCTGATCTTCATCAGTATATTCGAAAAACGGATATGCTAGATGCTAAAAACTAA